The following proteins are encoded in a genomic region of Streptococcus equi subsp. equi:
- a CDS encoding competence-specific global transcription modulator, protein MTDDLVRLFDKIKPIIMKLRQHYYIQLWELDDWLQEGRLILYRLLVTYPELIEDEEKLYRYFKTKFSSYLKDVLRQQESQKRRFHKMAYEEIGSVGHAIPAGGLGVDDYVAYQLIVKEVEERLTEGELSQFRALIRGERFEGRRALLRKIGPYFQDFTGEK, encoded by the coding sequence ATGACTGATGATTTAGTGAGGTTGTTTGATAAGATCAAGCCTATTATTATGAAGCTAAGACAGCATTATTATATTCAGCTGTGGGAGCTAGATGATTGGTTACAGGAGGGGCGGTTGATCTTGTATCGGTTATTGGTCACTTATCCAGAATTGATAGAGGATGAGGAGAAGCTATATCGTTATTTTAAGACCAAGTTTTCCTCTTATTTGAAGGACGTGTTGCGGCAGCAGGAGAGTCAGAAGCGTCGGTTTCATAAGATGGCTTATGAGGAGATTGGGTCGGTAGGCCATGCGATACCAGCAGGTGGTTTGGGAGTAGATGATTATGTGGCTTATCAGTTGATTGTGAAGGAGGTTGAGGAGCGATTGACAGAGGGTGAGCTGTCGCAGTTTCGGGCTTTGATCAGGGGAGAGCGGTTTGAGGGGAGACGGGCCTTGCTTCGCAAGATAGGACCTTACTTTCAGGACTTTACTGGTGAGAAATAA
- the hmpT gene encoding membrane protein produces MINMKQTRELALVSILTALTVVLGRFVSIATPTGFLSLLDAGVYVTAFSLGKKEGMLVGGLSAFLLDLISGYPNWMLISLVAHGAQGYLAGLPGRHRFLGVGLASVIMVGLYFLAAIPMYGMGAAISEISGNAAQNTLGIGVGYLLYLGVKKQLVKVSDD; encoded by the coding sequence ATGATAAATATGAAACAGACAAGAGAGCTAGCTCTTGTGTCTATCTTGACTGCCCTGACAGTTGTCCTGGGCAGGTTTGTGAGTATTGCCACGCCGACAGGTTTTTTAAGTCTTTTAGATGCAGGGGTGTATGTGACTGCCTTTTCTCTTGGGAAAAAGGAGGGTATGCTTGTTGGGGGCTTATCAGCTTTTTTGCTTGATTTGATCTCAGGTTACCCCAATTGGATGCTGATTAGTCTTGTTGCTCATGGGGCTCAGGGCTACTTAGCAGGCTTGCCTGGCAGGCATCGCTTTCTTGGCGTGGGCCTTGCTTCTGTGATAATGGTTGGTCTGTATTTTCTTGCAGCTATTCCAATGTATGGTATGGGCGCTGCTATTTCAGAAATTTCGGGGAATGCTGCTCAAAATACCCTTGGCATAGGTGTAGGCTATCTGCTGTATTTAGGGGTCAAAAAACAGCTGGTCAAAGTGTCAGATGATTAA
- the truA gene encoding tRNA pseudouridine synthase A, producing MTRYKAIISYDGTLFSGFQRQSQARTVQEEIEKTLQKLTGGQGIQIHGAGRTDAGVHAYGQVIHFDLEQKRDPEKLRFALDTQTPDDIDVISLEIAADDFHARYHKHFKTYEFLVDIGRPKNPMMRHYATHYPYPLDIAKMQAAIKDLVGTHDFTGFTAAGTSVKNKVRTITAATLTQDPKTGFLVFTFSGNGFLYKQVRNMVGTLLKIGNGRLPIEQIRLVLESKNRQLAGPTAAGNGLYLKEIIYEE from the coding sequence ATGACAAGATATAAAGCAATTATTTCCTACGATGGGACCTTATTTTCTGGTTTTCAGAGACAAAGTCAGGCACGTACGGTACAAGAAGAGATTGAAAAGACCCTGCAAAAATTGACAGGTGGTCAAGGGATACAGATTCATGGAGCTGGTAGAACAGATGCAGGTGTGCATGCTTATGGTCAAGTGATTCACTTTGATTTGGAGCAAAAAAGAGACCCTGAAAAGCTTCGCTTTGCACTTGATACCCAGACACCAGATGATATTGATGTGATCAGTCTGGAGATTGCAGCAGATGATTTTCACGCTCGCTACCATAAGCATTTCAAAACCTATGAATTCTTAGTGGATATTGGTCGTCCTAAAAATCCTATGATGCGCCATTATGCGACCCATTACCCTTATCCCTTAGATATTGCGAAAATGCAGGCTGCGATTAAGGATTTGGTTGGGACGCATGATTTTACAGGCTTTACAGCTGCGGGAACCTCTGTTAAAAATAAGGTTCGTACCATTACAGCAGCTACCCTCACTCAGGACCCTAAAACTGGTTTTCTTGTTTTTACGTTTTCAGGGAATGGCTTTCTTTATAAGCAGGTTAGAAATATGGTTGGGACCTTGCTTAAGATCGGCAATGGTCGGTTGCCCATTGAACAAATCAGGCTCGTTTTAGAGAGTAAGAATCGGCAGCTAGCTGGACCGACAGCGGCTGGTAATGGTCTTTATTTGAAGGAAATCATTTATGAAGAATAA
- the pdxK gene encoding phosphomethylpyrimidine kinase, with the protein MKNKVLTIAGSDIFSGGGLQADLAVLHQLDSFAFLAITCLTSCDAKGFSIHPVATDLLAKQLSSLAAIPFQAIKVGLLPRPEIAEQVALFLELKKDIPVVLDPVLVFKENQDQTVVEMTQALRSLFPLTAVITPNLREAERLAGLAINSREQMVEAAKKLYEMGAKRVVIKGGNRFDQRVALDLFYDAKTLCFLEKPVLAKQNSGAGCSFAAAIAAYLAKGYSPLRAVEQAKDLVFEAIQQSNDYGVVL; encoded by the coding sequence ATGAAGAATAAGGTATTAACGATTGCTGGGAGTGATATATTCAGCGGTGGTGGTTTGCAGGCTGATTTGGCAGTGCTTCATCAGCTCGATAGCTTTGCATTTTTAGCTATCACCTGCTTAACAAGCTGTGATGCTAAAGGTTTCAGCATTCACCCTGTTGCGACTGATTTGCTGGCAAAGCAGTTGTCTAGCTTAGCAGCTATTCCTTTTCAGGCAATCAAAGTTGGTCTTTTGCCAAGACCTGAAATAGCAGAGCAGGTGGCCCTGTTTTTAGAGCTAAAAAAGGATATCCCTGTTGTTTTAGATCCTGTTTTAGTATTTAAGGAAAATCAAGATCAGACAGTTGTGGAAATGACACAGGCTTTGCGCTCTCTTTTTCCCTTAACAGCAGTGATTACTCCCAACCTAAGAGAAGCAGAACGCTTGGCAGGGCTTGCTATTAATAGCAGGGAGCAAATGGTAGAAGCGGCAAAAAAGCTTTATGAGATGGGGGCTAAGAGGGTTGTGATCAAGGGTGGGAATCGTTTTGATCAACGAGTTGCCCTAGATCTATTTTATGACGCAAAAACCCTGTGCTTTTTAGAAAAGCCAGTCTTGGCCAAACAAAACAGTGGGGCTGGCTGTAGCTTTGCAGCTGCAATTGCTGCTTATTTAGCTAAGGGATATTCACCGCTTAGGGCTGTTGAGCAGGCTAAAGACCTTGTTTTTGAAGCCATTCAACAGTCAAATGATTATGGAGTTGTCTTATGA
- the thrA gene encoding aspartate kinase — MKVTKFGGSSLASAQQLEKVLAIIKDDPERKIIVVSAPGKRSPTDTKVTDALIAYYKAYVSDRHYHKHLEWIINRYQQICNDLTLDSKIITQIKASLEQLARLPKEHNPYLYDTFLAAGEDNNAKLVAAYLKANGLTASYLHPKDAGLIVSSEPQHARLLPISYDKLEALKDHDDILVIPGFFGVTNENQICTFSRGGSDITGSIIAAGVTADSYENFTDVNGIFAAHPGVVKQPQTITELTYREMRELAYAGFSVLHDEALIPAYRGKIPIVIKNTNNPSHPGTTIVLEHQRKSNPVVGISGDDHFVSINLSKYLMNREIGFGRKLLQILEDLNIRWEHMPTGIDDLSIVLRERELTPIKEEEILRRLVQQLEVDEVSITRNLSIIMIVGENMKSHIGVTSAATKALSEHHINIAMISQGSSEVSVMFVINSTDEKKAIRALYQTFFSPDRPL; from the coding sequence ATGAAGGTAACAAAATTTGGCGGCAGCTCCTTAGCATCTGCCCAGCAGTTAGAAAAGGTCTTGGCTATTATCAAGGACGATCCTGAGCGTAAAATCATCGTTGTCTCCGCACCAGGCAAACGATCCCCTACAGACACAAAGGTGACTGATGCACTCATTGCTTATTACAAAGCCTACGTCTCAGACCGTCATTATCACAAGCATTTGGAATGGATTATCAATCGTTACCAACAAATCTGTAATGACCTAACTCTAGATAGCAAAATCATCACCCAAATTAAAGCTTCCTTAGAGCAATTGGCACGGCTTCCAAAAGAACATAATCCCTATTTATACGATACCTTTCTTGCGGCCGGTGAGGACAATAATGCTAAGCTAGTAGCTGCCTACCTCAAGGCAAATGGCTTAACTGCAAGCTATCTCCACCCCAAAGATGCAGGTCTAATCGTAAGCAGTGAGCCACAGCATGCACGTCTTCTTCCAATCAGTTACGATAAGCTAGAGGCCTTAAAGGATCATGATGACATTCTTGTTATTCCTGGATTCTTTGGTGTGACAAATGAAAACCAGATTTGTACCTTCTCACGTGGTGGCTCTGATATTACCGGCTCCATTATTGCAGCAGGAGTCACAGCTGACAGCTATGAAAATTTTACAGATGTCAATGGCATCTTTGCTGCCCACCCTGGTGTTGTTAAGCAGCCACAGACGATCACTGAATTAACCTACAGAGAAATGCGCGAGTTAGCCTATGCTGGCTTTTCTGTCCTCCATGATGAAGCATTAATCCCTGCTTACCGAGGGAAAATCCCAATCGTCATCAAAAACACTAACAATCCCAGCCACCCAGGTACAACAATTGTTCTTGAGCACCAGAGGAAATCCAATCCCGTTGTCGGTATATCAGGTGATGATCACTTTGTCAGCATTAACCTATCTAAATACCTCATGAACAGAGAAATTGGATTTGGGCGCAAGCTCCTTCAGATATTAGAGGACCTCAATATCAGATGGGAGCACATGCCTACAGGTATTGATGACCTATCAATTGTACTTAGAGAAAGAGAATTGACCCCCATCAAAGAAGAAGAAATCCTTCGCAGACTTGTCCAGCAATTAGAGGTTGATGAGGTGTCCATCACCAGGAACCTTTCTATTATCATGATAGTCGGTGAAAACATGAAAAGTCATATTGGTGTCACATCTGCCGCAACAAAGGCTCTATCTGAACATCATATCAATATTGCTATGATTTCCCAAGGCTCAAGTGAGGTATCTGTCATGTTTGTCATCAATAGCACCGATGAAAAAAAGGCCATTAGAGCCTTATATCAAACCTTTTTTAGCCCTGATCGACCCCTGTAA